The following coding sequences are from one Bradyrhizobium sp. WSM471 window:
- a CDS encoding ribonuclease J, with protein MAKPEELVFAPLGGVGEIGMNLSIYGLGNRQQRAWLAIDLGVSFGDEEHLPGIDLIMPDISFLEKERKNLMGLVLTHAHEDHFGAIIDLWPKLKCPIYATQFSAALFEAKCAAERNAPKIPVTVVPSGGRVDIGPFNVEFIPVAHSIPESHALAIHTEIGTVLHTGDWKIDPTPIIGRPTDEKRLRELGDAGLLALIGDSTNAVRDGRSPSEAEVAKSITELVKAAKGRVAVTTFASNVARLKAVAIAAKAADREVVVVGRAMERVVQVARETGYLDGVQSFRSAEVYGHLPQDKVLALCTGSQGEPRAALARIANDDHPEITLNRGDSVIFSSRTIPGNEKAVGAIINGLVLQGVEVITDRDQLVHVSGHPRRDELRDMIAWTRPQLLIPVHGEALHLNEHAKLARAAGVPRVLVCRNGDLVKLGPGDPGIIGQVPAGRLYKDGTILEDSKSRAVVERRRMAFSGCAFVAIAMTEQGELADDPAVELVGIPEKNKAGEPFDDIVFDAVVSTVEGLPKARRRDPDALAESVRRAVRSVINEHWGKKPPCLVHVLTV; from the coding sequence ATGGCGAAGCCTGAAGAACTGGTATTTGCACCGCTCGGCGGGGTCGGCGAAATCGGCATGAATTTGTCGATCTACGGCCTCGGCAACCGCCAGCAGCGCGCCTGGCTCGCGATCGATCTCGGCGTCTCCTTCGGCGACGAAGAGCATCTGCCGGGCATCGACCTGATCATGCCCGACATCAGCTTCCTGGAGAAGGAACGCAAGAACCTGATGGGGCTGGTGCTGACCCACGCCCATGAGGACCATTTCGGCGCCATCATCGACCTGTGGCCGAAGCTGAAATGCCCGATCTACGCGACCCAGTTCAGCGCCGCGCTGTTCGAGGCCAAATGCGCCGCCGAGCGCAATGCGCCCAAGATCCCGGTGACGGTGGTGCCGTCGGGCGGGCGCGTCGATATCGGCCCGTTCAACGTCGAGTTCATTCCGGTCGCGCATTCGATTCCGGAGTCGCACGCGCTGGCGATACACACCGAGATCGGCACGGTGCTGCACACCGGCGACTGGAAGATCGATCCGACCCCGATCATCGGCCGCCCGACCGACGAAAAGCGGCTGCGGGAGCTCGGCGATGCGGGCCTGCTCGCCTTGATCGGCGATTCCACCAACGCCGTGCGCGACGGCCGCTCACCCTCGGAAGCCGAGGTTGCCAAATCCATCACCGAGCTCGTCAAGGCCGCCAAGGGCCGCGTCGCGGTCACGACCTTTGCCTCCAATGTCGCGCGCCTCAAGGCCGTCGCCATCGCCGCGAAGGCTGCCGACCGTGAGGTCGTCGTCGTCGGCCGCGCCATGGAGCGCGTGGTGCAGGTCGCGCGCGAGACCGGCTATCTCGACGGCGTGCAGAGTTTCCGCTCCGCCGAGGTCTACGGTCACCTGCCGCAGGACAAGGTGCTGGCGCTCTGCACCGGGAGCCAGGGCGAGCCGCGGGCCGCGCTGGCGCGCATCGCCAATGACGACCATCCCGAGATCACGCTCAACCGCGGCGACAGCGTGATCTTCTCCTCGCGCACCATTCCCGGCAACGAGAAGGCGGTCGGCGCCATTATCAACGGTCTGGTTCTGCAGGGCGTGGAGGTCATCACCGACCGCGACCAGCTGGTCCATGTCTCCGGCCACCCCCGACGCGACGAATTGCGCGACATGATCGCCTGGACCAGGCCGCAGCTCCTGATCCCCGTCCATGGCGAGGCCCTGCACCTCAACGAGCACGCCAAGCTCGCGCGTGCCGCCGGCGTGCCGCGCGTGCTGGTCTGCCGCAACGGCGATCTCGTCAAGCTCGGCCCGGGCGATCCCGGCATCATTGGGCAGGTGCCTGCGGGCCGTCTCTACAAGGACGGCACGATTCTGGAGGACTCCAAGTCCCGCGCGGTGGTCGAGCGGCGCCGGATGGCCTTCTCCGGCTGCGCCTTTGTCGCCATCGCCATGACGGAGCAGGGCGAGCTTGCCGACGATCCCGCAGTCGAACTCGTCGGTATCCCCGAGAAGAACAAAGCGGGCGAGCCCTTCGACGACATCGTCTTCGACGCCGTGGTTTCCACCGTCGAAGGCCTGCCGAAGGCGCGCCGTCGCGACCCGGATGCGCTGGCTGAGTCGGTGCGACGCGCTGTCCGTTCCGTGATCAACGAACATTGGGGCAAGAAGCCCCCCTGTCTGGTACACGTGCTGACAGTATAA
- a CDS encoding biotin--[acetyl-CoA-carboxylase] ligase has translation MAFALGPRAASAGYKLAAFERTGSTNTEAIEHARRGERGPMWFVTSEQTAGRGRRQRAWIAPRGNLAASVLEVLDVAPSVAATIGFAAGLAEEAALEKVSLEAALRLGEGRPRYALKWPNDVLADGKKLVGIGLEAEAMGDRLAIVVGIGTNVVAAPEGTPTPAVSLAALGVQISAEELFSALSDAWVEFRGIWDNGRGFSEIRRLWLERAAGLGERVAIHTGVMTLEGIFDTIDDTGCLIVRTAEGRRVPVAAGEVFFGTAASVGAA, from the coding sequence ATGGCATTCGCGCTCGGTCCTCGTGCGGCGTCGGCGGGCTACAAGCTCGCAGCTTTCGAACGGACCGGCTCGACCAACACCGAGGCGATCGAGCACGCGAGGCGCGGCGAACGCGGCCCGATGTGGTTCGTGACGTCGGAGCAGACCGCCGGCCGTGGTCGCCGCCAGCGCGCCTGGATCGCGCCAAGGGGTAATCTTGCCGCCAGCGTGCTCGAAGTCCTCGACGTCGCCCCTTCCGTCGCCGCGACGATCGGCTTTGCGGCCGGGCTGGCCGAGGAGGCCGCGCTGGAGAAGGTCAGCCTGGAGGCGGCGCTGCGCCTCGGCGAGGGCCGTCCCCGCTACGCCCTGAAATGGCCGAACGACGTCCTGGCCGACGGCAAGAAGCTGGTCGGCATCGGCCTGGAGGCCGAAGCCATGGGCGATCGTCTTGCCATCGTTGTCGGCATCGGCACCAACGTCGTCGCCGCGCCCGAGGGCACGCCGACGCCGGCGGTGTCGCTGGCCGCGCTCGGCGTCCAGATCAGCGCGGAGGAGCTGTTCTCGGCGCTCTCGGACGCCTGGGTGGAGTTCCGCGGTATCTGGGACAATGGCCGCGGCTTTTCCGAAATTCGCAGATTGTGGCTGGAGCGCGCCGCCGGCCTCGGCGAGCGGGTCGCGATCCACACGGGAGTGATGACGCTGGAAGGCATTTTTGACACGATCGACGACACCGGCTGCCTGATCGTCCGCACCGCGGAGGGCCGGCGCGTGCCGGTCGCCGCGGGCGAGGTGTTCTTCGGCACGGCCGCCTCCGTGGGAGCTGCGTGA
- the mce gene encoding methylmalonyl-CoA epimerase, producing the protein MLGRLNHVAIATKDAVKAAKIYGAAFGARISEAVALPEHGVTTVFATLPNTKIEFIEPLGEASPIAKFLDRNADGGIHHVCYEVVDIIASRDTLVKEGARVLGDGVPKIGAHGKPVLFLHPKDFSGALVEIEQA; encoded by the coding sequence ATGCTGGGCCGGCTCAACCATGTCGCGATCGCGACCAAGGACGCCGTCAAGGCCGCAAAAATCTATGGCGCCGCATTCGGGGCCCGGATCTCGGAGGCCGTCGCGCTGCCCGAGCATGGCGTCACCACCGTGTTCGCGACGCTGCCCAACACCAAGATCGAGTTCATCGAGCCGCTCGGCGAAGCCTCGCCGATCGCAAAGTTCCTCGACCGCAACGCCGACGGCGGCATCCACCACGTCTGCTACGAGGTGGTCGACATCATCGCCTCGCGCGACACGCTGGTGAAGGAGGGCGCACGAGTGCTCGGCGATGGCGTGCCGAAGATCGGCGCCCACGGCAAGCCGGTGCTGTTCCTGCACCCGAAGGACTTTTCCGGCGCGCTGGTCGAAATCGAGCAGGCATAG
- a CDS encoding DUF1467 family protein, protein MAIQISTAIAIYFVIWWVALFLTLPFGVRSQHEDGVGVPGSDPGAPILTRMRSKLIWTTIISAIIYAIAMVAYRAGYLSIERLSKLMGMPF, encoded by the coding sequence ATGGCCATCCAGATCTCAACCGCAATCGCGATCTACTTCGTCATCTGGTGGGTCGCGCTGTTCCTGACGCTGCCGTTCGGCGTGCGCAGCCAGCACGAGGACGGCGTCGGAGTGCCGGGCAGCGACCCCGGCGCGCCAATCCTGACGCGGATGAGGAGCAAGCTGATCTGGACCACGATCATCTCTGCGATCATCTACGCCATCGCCATGGTCGCCTATCGCGCCGGCTATTTGTCGATCGAGCGCCTGTCGAAATTGATGGGCATGCCGTTCTAG
- a CDS encoding NADH-quinone oxidoreductase subunit M: MTTWPILSVTTFLPLVGALIVYLSRGDDEAARRNSRWIALWTTLITFAVSVILVMRFDASSADFQFVEKANWLATGITYHMGVDGISLPLVILTTAIMPFCIIASWKAITNRVREYMMAFLILETLMIGTFSALDLVLFYLFFEGGLIPMFLIIGVWGGPRRVYASFKFFLYTLLGSVLMLLAIMALYWNGGTTDIPTLMHTAVPRSLQTWAWLAFFASFAVKMPMWPVHTWLPDAHVEAPTAGSVVLAAIMLKMGGYGFLRFSLPMFPLASHDFAPLMFTLSAIAIIYTSLVALMQEDMKKLIAYSSVAHMGFVTMGIFAGTMQGVAGGVFQMISHGIVSGALFLCVGIVYDRMHTRDIAAYGGLVNRMPLYALTFMVFTMANVGLPGTSGFVGEFMTLLGTFKVSIPTAFFATFGVILSACYALWLYRKVVFGALVKPSLASMKDLTFREGLTLFPLIALTILFGIYPKPVLDMSAASVQQLVNNYNTAVTAVKAAALLQ, encoded by the coding sequence ATGACGACCTGGCCAATTCTATCCGTCACGACCTTCCTGCCGCTGGTGGGCGCGCTGATCGTCTATCTCAGCCGCGGCGATGACGAGGCGGCGCGGCGCAATTCGCGCTGGATCGCGCTATGGACCACGCTGATCACCTTCGCGGTGTCGGTGATCCTGGTCATGCGGTTCGATGCGTCGAGCGCCGACTTCCAGTTCGTCGAGAAGGCGAACTGGCTCGCCACCGGCATCACCTACCACATGGGCGTGGACGGCATTTCGCTGCCGCTGGTGATCCTGACCACCGCCATCATGCCGTTCTGCATCATCGCGAGCTGGAAGGCGATCACCAACCGCGTCCGCGAATACATGATGGCGTTCCTGATCCTGGAAACGCTGATGATCGGCACCTTCTCGGCGCTCGATCTCGTGCTGTTCTATCTGTTCTTCGAGGGCGGCCTGATCCCGATGTTCCTGATCATCGGCGTCTGGGGCGGTCCGCGCCGGGTCTATGCGTCCTTCAAGTTCTTCCTCTACACGCTGCTTGGCTCGGTCCTGATGCTGCTCGCCATCATGGCGCTGTACTGGAACGGCGGCACCACCGACATCCCAACCCTGATGCACACCGCCGTGCCGCGCTCGCTGCAGACCTGGGCGTGGCTTGCCTTCTTCGCCTCGTTCGCGGTGAAGATGCCGATGTGGCCGGTGCACACCTGGCTCCCCGACGCCCACGTCGAGGCGCCGACCGCAGGCTCGGTGGTCCTGGCTGCGATCATGCTGAAGATGGGCGGCTACGGCTTCCTGCGTTTCTCGCTGCCGATGTTCCCGCTGGCCTCGCATGACTTCGCGCCGCTGATGTTCACGCTCTCGGCCATCGCCATCATCTACACCTCGCTGGTGGCGCTGATGCAGGAGGACATGAAGAAGCTGATTGCGTACTCCTCGGTGGCGCATATGGGCTTCGTCACCATGGGCATCTTTGCCGGTACCATGCAGGGCGTCGCCGGCGGCGTATTCCAGATGATCTCGCACGGCATCGTCTCCGGCGCGCTGTTCCTCTGCGTCGGCATCGTCTACGACCGCATGCACACCCGCGACATCGCGGCCTATGGCGGCCTCGTCAACCGGATGCCGCTCTACGCGCTGACCTTCATGGTCTTCACCATGGCCAACGTCGGTCTGCCCGGCACCTCCGGCTTCGTCGGCGAGTTCATGACGCTGCTCGGCACCTTCAAGGTCTCGATCCCGACCGCGTTCTTCGCCACCTTCGGCGTGATCCTGTCGGCCTGCTATGCGCTGTGGCTCTACCGCAAGGTCGTGTTCGGGGCGCTGGTCAAGCCGTCGCTGGCGAGCATGAAGGATCTCACCTTCCGGGAGGGCCTGACGCTGTTCCCGCTGATCGCGCTGACGATCCTGTTCGGCATCTATCCGAAGCCGGTGCTCGACATGTCGGCGGCCTCGGTCCAGCAACTCGTCAACAATTACAACACCGCTGTGACGGCCGTGAAGGCCGCCGCACTGCTCCAGTGA
- the mtnK gene encoding S-methyl-5-thioribose kinase encodes MAQGQGDYRILHEAALRDYLAGVADLTAALGGEPASWSITEVGDGNLNLVFIVKGGRGGVAVKQALPYVRLVGESWPLPLSRAHYEYLALSRQAELAPGLVPALLHHNEALALTVMELLEPHIIMRKGMVAGTRYPRFVDDITTFMARTLFFTSDLALSAAEKKQGIAAFAGNHALCKITEDLIFTDPYRIAEQNRWTAPYLDALAAALREDMDLHVAISRLKLKFMASPEALLHGDLHTGSIMVTESQTRVIDPEFAFYGPMGFDVGAVLANLLMAYFASAGHERSPGERRAFEHWMLETVEQVWNAFARKFLDLWRAGAAGDAYPASLFAGETGAARLEAERQAYMQRLFADTVGFAAAKTIRRIFGLAHNIDFELIEDPRRRAISEARAVRLARTMMLEAGAFPTIADVTAAARKLRDWQPEF; translated from the coding sequence ATGGCGCAGGGGCAGGGGGACTATCGGATTCTGCATGAGGCGGCCTTGCGGGATTATCTCGCAGGCGTTGCGGATCTCACAGCAGCCCTCGGTGGCGAGCCGGCCTCCTGGTCGATCACGGAAGTCGGCGACGGCAATCTCAATCTCGTCTTCATCGTCAAGGGCGGCCGCGGCGGCGTCGCCGTGAAGCAGGCGCTGCCCTATGTCCGCCTCGTCGGCGAGAGCTGGCCGCTGCCGCTGTCCCGGGCTCATTACGAATATCTCGCTTTGTCGCGGCAGGCCGAGCTCGCGCCCGGCCTCGTGCCGGCGCTGCTGCATCACAACGAGGCCCTGGCGCTGACGGTGATGGAGCTGCTCGAGCCCCACATCATCATGCGCAAGGGGATGGTCGCGGGGACTCGATATCCGCGCTTTGTCGATGACATCACCACCTTCATGGCGCGGACATTGTTCTTCACCTCCGACCTCGCGTTGTCGGCGGCCGAGAAGAAGCAGGGCATCGCAGCCTTCGCCGGCAACCATGCGCTGTGCAAGATCACCGAGGATCTGATCTTCACCGATCCCTATCGCATCGCCGAGCAGAACCGCTGGACCGCGCCGTATCTCGATGCGCTCGCCGCAGCGCTGCGCGAGGATATGGACCTGCATGTCGCGATCTCCCGGCTGAAGCTGAAGTTCATGGCGAGCCCCGAGGCGCTGCTTCACGGCGACCTTCACACCGGCTCGATCATGGTGACGGAGAGCCAGACGCGGGTGATCGACCCCGAATTCGCATTCTACGGCCCGATGGGTTTCGATGTCGGTGCCGTGCTGGCCAACCTGCTGATGGCCTATTTTGCCTCCGCCGGCCACGAGCGCTCGCCGGGCGAACGGCGTGCGTTCGAGCATTGGATGCTGGAGACGGTCGAGCAGGTCTGGAACGCGTTCGCCCGCAAATTCCTCGACCTGTGGCGCGCTGGCGCCGCAGGGGATGCCTATCCCGCCTCGCTCTTCGCCGGCGAGACAGGCGCGGCACGCCTGGAGGCCGAGCGACAGGCCTACATGCAGCGGCTGTTCGCGGATACGGTCGGCTTCGCCGCGGCAAAAACCATCCGCCGCATCTTCGGTCTCGCCCACAATATCGACTTCGAGCTGATCGAGGATCCGCGCCGGCGCGCGATCAGCGAAGCACGGGCCGTGAGGCTGGCAAGGACGATGATGCTGGAGGCGGGCGCGTTTCCGACCATTGCGGATGTCACCGCTGCAGCGCGAAAATTGCGCGATTGGCAGCCGGAGTTCTAG
- a CDS encoding ABC transporter permease, translated as MLSFLFRRLLQTIPTVLAVVALVFVLFSVVPGSIVSSMSDDADPQVELRMKKQLGLDDPVYVRFGVYIAKLATGDFGTSFRTREPVTFMIAKRIWPTLQLIFAAMAFSVVIGVPLGFIAALKPGGIVDTLAMVVAVSGLSIAKFWLGLVLMYLFALKLGWLPSFGYGDGGLKYLILPAVTLGVSPMALFARTTRAAVLEIMTADFVRTARSKGMSETRVVKWHVMRNALVIILTTVGLQFGALMGQAVVVEKLYSWPGIGSLLVDSVLQRDIPAVQGSILVVVLSFLAINLLIDVLYGVIDPRIRYA; from the coding sequence ATGCTCTCCTTCCTGTTCCGCCGCCTCCTGCAGACCATTCCGACCGTGCTCGCCGTGGTGGCTCTGGTGTTCGTGCTGTTCAGCGTCGTTCCCGGCAGCATCGTCTCGTCCATGAGCGACGATGCCGATCCGCAGGTCGAGCTGCGCATGAAGAAGCAGCTCGGCCTCGACGATCCCGTCTATGTCCGCTTCGGCGTCTACATCGCCAAGCTTGCGACCGGTGATTTCGGAACCTCGTTCCGGACGCGCGAGCCTGTGACGTTCATGATCGCCAAGCGGATATGGCCGACGCTCCAGCTCATCTTCGCGGCCATGGCGTTTTCTGTCGTGATCGGTGTTCCCCTGGGTTTCATCGCCGCGCTGAAGCCGGGGGGCATCGTCGACACGCTGGCCATGGTCGTGGCGGTGTCTGGACTTTCGATCGCCAAATTTTGGCTCGGATTGGTGCTGATGTACTTGTTTGCGTTGAAGCTCGGCTGGCTGCCGAGTTTCGGCTATGGCGATGGCGGACTGAAATATTTGATCCTGCCTGCCGTGACGCTTGGCGTCTCGCCGATGGCGTTGTTCGCCCGGACGACACGCGCTGCTGTCCTCGAGATCATGACCGCGGATTTCGTCCGCACCGCGCGCTCCAAGGGCATGAGCGAGACGCGGGTCGTGAAGTGGCATGTGATGCGCAACGCGCTTGTCATCATTCTCACCACCGTCGGCCTGCAGTTCGGCGCGCTGATGGGGCAGGCGGTCGTGGTCGAGAAACTGTATTCCTGGCCGGGCATCGGCTCGCTGCTGGTCGACAGTGTCCTGCAGCGCGACATTCCGGCCGTCCAGGGCTCCATTCTTGTCGTGGTGCTGTCCTTTCTCGCGATCAATCTGCTGATCGACGTGCTCTACGGCGTGATCGATCCCAGGATCAGATACGCATGA
- the nuoN gene encoding NADH-quinone oxidoreductase subunit NuoN translates to MSFETAGYQLAPVLPELVLAVGAMALLMLGAYRGQETTKTVTTLAVLLLIVVGVLEYMLPAGKHVTFGGSFIVDDFARFMKILALIGSAVTLVLSTEFLSDPSRRIFEYAILVLLSTLGMMVLISAGDLISLYLGLELMSLALYVVAASNRDNAKSTEAGLKYFVLGALSSGMLLYGSSLIYGFTGTVAFTGIAAAATISNVGLVFGLVFLLAGLCFKVSAVPFHMWTPDVYEGAPTPVTAFFASAPKVAALAVFTRVTLTAFPGIVSQWQQILVFVAIASMALGSFAAIGQSNIKRLMAYSSIGHMGFALVGLAAGTVEGAQGVLMYIVIYVAMTLGSFAIILAMKRNGQPVEQISDFAGLSRTNPLLAFMFAMLLFSLAGIPPLAGFFAKWYVFVAAIKANLFTLAVIGVLTSVVGAYYYLSIVKTMYFDEPAGQVDPVRVEVKTVLAVAGLFNILFALFAGPVVSVASAAAKSLF, encoded by the coding sequence ATGAGCTTTGAGACTGCAGGTTATCAACTGGCGCCGGTGCTGCCCGAGCTCGTGCTCGCGGTCGGGGCGATGGCACTCCTGATGCTCGGCGCCTATCGCGGGCAGGAGACCACCAAGACGGTCACGACGCTTGCGGTGCTGCTCCTGATCGTGGTCGGTGTGCTCGAATACATGCTGCCCGCGGGCAAGCACGTGACCTTCGGTGGCAGCTTCATCGTCGATGATTTTGCCCGCTTCATGAAGATCCTGGCCCTGATCGGCTCGGCGGTGACGCTGGTGCTGTCGACCGAGTTCCTGTCGGATCCGTCGCGCCGCATCTTTGAATACGCGATCCTGGTGCTGCTCTCGACGCTCGGCATGATGGTGCTGATTTCGGCCGGCGATCTGATCTCGCTCTATCTCGGCCTCGAATTGATGTCGCTGGCGCTCTACGTCGTGGCGGCCTCCAACCGCGACAACGCCAAGTCGACCGAAGCCGGGCTGAAGTACTTCGTGCTCGGCGCGCTGTCCTCTGGCATGCTGCTCTACGGCTCCTCGCTGATCTATGGCTTCACCGGCACGGTGGCCTTCACCGGCATCGCGGCGGCCGCGACGATCTCGAATGTCGGCCTGGTGTTCGGCCTCGTGTTCCTGCTCGCCGGCCTCTGCTTCAAGGTCTCGGCCGTGCCGTTCCACATGTGGACGCCCGACGTCTACGAGGGCGCACCGACGCCCGTGACGGCCTTCTTCGCCTCGGCGCCGAAGGTGGCCGCGCTCGCGGTCTTCACTCGCGTCACGCTGACCGCATTCCCGGGCATCGTCTCGCAGTGGCAGCAGATCCTGGTGTTCGTGGCGATCGCCTCGATGGCGCTGGGCTCGTTCGCCGCGATCGGCCAGAGCAACATCAAGCGCCTGATGGCCTATTCCTCGATCGGCCATATGGGCTTTGCCCTGGTCGGTCTTGCCGCGGGCACGGTCGAGGGCGCGCAGGGCGTCCTGATGTACATCGTGATCTATGTCGCGATGACGCTGGGCTCCTTCGCCATCATCCTGGCGATGAAGCGCAATGGCCAGCCGGTCGAGCAGATCAGCGATTTCGCCGGTCTCTCGCGCACCAATCCGCTGCTCGCCTTCATGTTCGCGATGCTGCTGTTCTCGCTCGCCGGCATTCCGCCGCTCGCCGGCTTCTTCGCCAAATGGTACGTCTTCGTCGCCGCCATCAAGGCGAATTTGTTCACGCTCGCCGTGATCGGCGTGCTGACCAGCGTGGTCGGCGCCTACTACTATCTCAGCATCGTCAAGACGATGTATTTCGACGAGCCGGCCGGGCAGGTCGATCCGGTGCGCGTCGAAGTCAAGACGGTGCTGGCGGTCGCGGGGCTGTTCAATATCCTGTTCGCCCTGTTTGCGGGCCCGGTGGTGAGCGTCGCCTCCGCCGCCGCCAAGTCGCTGTTTTAG
- a CDS encoding ABC transporter substrate-binding protein has translation MMFRIVAIVAGLGLALAATAEAQTPRKGGTIRMTAPYGSSFTSLDIHTTQRAQDEIYAKALHRSLYIWNSKEGKPVLELAKEDVVSGGGLVHTFKLRDDAYFHNGRKMTADDVIWTYNRIMDGTKAYPGARYVRVIEGAAAVEKGQAKEISGLKKIDDFTIEMKLTEKVDPGFYFWNAITSIYPADEAAKESFLQKPIGLGPFKFVEHVPGSRIVLERWDRFYKPGKPYADKIIVSVMGEAAARDVAFRNKEIDTSVLGPAQYVAYQNDADLKGTVVEVAEVFTRYMGMNPAFKPFADKRVRQAINYAIDTDLIINKLVKGKAYRATSWLPLTSPAYDKAMKPYPFDPAKAKQLLAEAGYPSGFEFEWTTSQNESWGLPIVSAVIPMLDRVGIKAKVKQVETAVLAEVVRSGDYQAFIYSQASGPDPQAALKCFHSATPQPACNYMNFKNAEFDKPVDEAGQSDDAAKRIQLLQKANALLYEEAPVWFFNYNKAVMAVQPWLKGVQLNATELTHQNVEDLWVDETSPAK, from the coding sequence ATGATGTTCAGGATAGTGGCGATCGTCGCGGGTCTGGGGCTGGCACTGGCCGCCACGGCGGAGGCCCAGACCCCGCGCAAGGGCGGAACCATCCGCATGACCGCGCCTTATGGGTCGAGCTTCACCAGCCTGGACATTCATACGACGCAGCGCGCCCAGGACGAGATCTACGCCAAGGCCCTGCACCGGTCGCTCTACATCTGGAATTCCAAGGAAGGCAAACCGGTTCTGGAGCTCGCCAAGGAGGACGTCGTCTCGGGCGGCGGTCTCGTTCACACCTTCAAGCTGCGCGACGACGCCTATTTCCACAACGGCCGCAAGATGACGGCCGACGACGTCATCTGGACCTACAACCGCATCATGGATGGCACCAAGGCTTATCCTGGCGCGCGCTATGTCCGCGTGATCGAGGGCGCGGCGGCGGTCGAGAAGGGCCAGGCCAAGGAGATCTCCGGCCTGAAGAAAATCGACGACTTTACCATCGAGATGAAGCTGACCGAGAAAGTCGATCCGGGTTTCTACTTCTGGAACGCGATCACGTCGATCTATCCCGCCGACGAGGCCGCCAAGGAGAGCTTCCTCCAGAAGCCGATCGGTCTTGGACCCTTCAAATTCGTCGAGCACGTGCCGGGATCGCGCATCGTTCTGGAACGGTGGGACCGGTTCTACAAGCCGGGCAAGCCCTACGCCGACAAAATCATCGTGTCGGTCATGGGCGAGGCCGCGGCACGCGATGTCGCCTTCCGCAACAAGGAGATCGACACCTCGGTGTTGGGACCTGCGCAATATGTCGCCTATCAGAACGACGCCGACCTCAAGGGCACCGTCGTCGAAGTCGCCGAGGTCTTCACCCGCTACATGGGGATGAATCCCGCGTTCAAGCCGTTCGCCGACAAGCGGGTCCGGCAGGCGATCAACTACGCGATCGACACCGACCTGATCATCAACAAGCTGGTCAAGGGCAAGGCCTACCGCGCCACCAGCTGGCTGCCGCTGACCTCTCCCGCCTACGACAAGGCCATGAAGCCCTATCCCTTCGATCCCGCCAAGGCCAAGCAGCTGCTCGCCGAGGCCGGTTATCCCTCAGGCTTCGAATTCGAATGGACCACCAGCCAGAACGAGAGCTGGGGCCTGCCGATCGTCTCGGCCGTGATCCCGATGCTGGACAGGGTGGGCATCAAGGCGAAGGTCAAGCAGGTCGAGACCGCGGTGCTGGCGGAGGTGGTTCGCAGCGGCGACTACCAGGCCTTCATCTACTCGCAGGCGAGCGGCCCGGATCCGCAGGCCGCTCTCAAATGCTTCCACTCGGCGACGCCGCAACCCGCCTGCAACTACATGAACTTTAAGAACGCCGAGTTCGACAAGCCGGTCGACGAGGCCGGGCAGTCCGATGACGCTGCGAAGCGCATCCAGCTGCTGCAAAAGGCCAATGCGCTCCTTTACGAAGAGGCGCCGGTCTGGTTCTTCAACTACAACAAGGCGGTCATGGCGGTGCAGCCGTGGCTCAAGGGGGTTCAGCTGAACGCGACGGAACTCACCCATCAGAACGTTGAAGACCTCTGGGTCGACGAGACCTCGCCCGCGAAGTGA